In the Leptospiraceae bacterium genome, one interval contains:
- a CDS encoding TIGR04452 family lipoprotein: MMLDKADVTPDTMSGKEAKLLILERAILGATAGGNPSVTALLANRLANVQDDLYYKRSDVHKCAEDVLLINFLTIDVGGINCSLKPHPKIVQGVM, translated from the coding sequence ATGATGTTAGATAAAGCTGATGTTACACCCGATACAATGAGTGGGAAGGAAGCGAAATTATTGATCTTAGAAAGAGCAATTCTTGGAGCTACCGCAGGTGGCAATCCTTCTGTGACTGCTTTGTTAGCCAACCGTCTTGCGAATGTTCAAGATGATTTATATTACAAGAGATCCGATGTGCACAAATGTGCAGAAGATGTTTTGCTGATAAATTTTTTGACGATTGATGTCGGTGGAATAAACTGTTCATTAAAGCCACATCCAAAAATTGTACAAGGCGTTATGTAA